A stretch of the Gossypium hirsutum isolate 1008001.06 chromosome D07, Gossypium_hirsutum_v2.1, whole genome shotgun sequence genome encodes the following:
- the LOC107896991 gene encoding uncharacterized protein, which produces MGDLHNNGGFAENQLSVHHGSLLDFLLFSSPMDDIFTCILSWTSYLRRRFIDFVENLVVQDVYRSKGSVSVSSTSYTEYFNSGTCQTSSGQGEEFLANTDSGIVNTNRSMQLRQAFPFIFQGLAFPFLALRLAWSSILVPWRFAFCYVKRTQAQVYSIISRMERTLRGSSDDIGWLQRTPGMAPVEDGTARFLELLEAIRNGEHTLPNSFVYLFVPGLFSNHGPLYFVATKKFFSKMGLTCHIAKIHSEASVEHNAWELKQYIEELYWGSGKRVMLLGHSKGGVDSTAALSIYWSELEHKVAGLALVQSPYGGSPIASDTLREGQIADKETRRIFELLICKTIKGDMRALEDLTYEKRKEFIMKHKLPEGVPLISFSSEAKVAPGVLATMTQIAHAELPRLPFLKFRNSEFDDVSQLGHQVPIVIPVSAAMALCALHLLLRYGEKSDGLVTCRDAEVPGSVIVRPEQKLDHAWMVYSSKKKNPNEPDATEMCEAILTLLVELGKRKQEEIEKS; this is translated from the exons ATGGGAGATTTACACAACAATGGAGGATTTGCTGAAAACCAGTTATCT GTCCATCATGGTAGTCTTCTGgattttctcttattttcctcACCAATGGATGATATTTTCACATGTATTCTATCTTGGACATCTTATTTACGTCGCCGATTCATCGATTTTGTAG AGAATCTTGTCGTCCAAGATGTTTACAGAAGCAAAGGTTCTGTTTCTGTGTCTTCGACATCTTACACGGAATATTTTAACTCCGGAACTTGCCAAACTTCGTCGGGCCAGGGGGAAGAATTTCTCGCAAATACAGACTCCGGAATCGTAAATACCAATCGCTCTATGCAACTAAGACAAGCGTTTCCTTTCATCTTTCAAGG GTTGGCATTCCCGTTTTTAGCTTTGCGGCTTGCTTGGAGTTCGATCTTGGTGCCGTGGAGGTTCGCTTTCTGCTATGTGAAACGCACTCAAGCACAAGTCTATAG CATTATATCACGGATGGAGAGAACGTTACGCGGTTCATCCGATGATATCGGATGGTTACAACGCACCCCTGGAATGGCTCCTGTTGAGGATGGTACAGCAAGATTCCTTGAACTGCTAGAAGCTATAAG GAACGGAGAACACACGTTGCCAAATTCGTTTGTATATCTATTTGTTCCAG gCCTTTTTAGCAATCATGGTCCCTTATATTTTGTTGCCACTAAGAAATTCTTTTCGAAAATGGGTCTCACATGCCATATAGCGAAAATCCACAGCGAG GCATCGGTGGAACATAACGCGTGGGAGTTGAAGCAATACATTGAGGAGCTTTATTGGGGGTCGGGTAAACGTGTAATGCTGCTCGGTCATAGCAAAGGTGGAGTTGATTCGACCGCGGCGTTATCAATTTATTGGTCCGAGCTAGAGCATAAAGTTGCTGGGTTGGCGCTGGTCCAGAGTCCGTATGGTGGTAGCCCTATAGCTTCTGATACTCTTCGTGAAGGCCAAATAGCTGATAAAGAAACTCGAAGGATCTTCGAGCTTTTGATATGCAAGACGATTAAG GGTGACATGCGAGCATTGGAAGATCTTACTTACGAAAAGAGAAAAGAGTTCATCATGAAGCATAAGTTACCCGAGGGAGTCCCTCTTATCTCGTTTAGCTCGGAAGCAAAAGTGGCTCCCGGTGTACTAGCTACCATGACACAAATAGCTCATGCTGAGCTTCCCCGGCTTCCCTTTCTAAAGTTCAGGAATTCGGAGTTCGACGATGTCAGTCAACTTGGACACCAAGTGCCTATCGTAATTCCGGTTTCCGCTGCCATGGCCTTATGTGCTCTTCACTTGCTGCTTAGATACGGGGAGAAGAGTGATGGACTCGTGACGTGCCGTGATGCCGAAGTTCCGGGTTCGGTCATAGTGAGACCCGAGCAGAAGCTCGACCACGCTTGGATGGTGTACTCTTCGAAGAAGAAAAATCCAAACGAGCCAGACGCTACGGAAATGTGTGAGGCTATTTTGACCTTACTAGTAGAGCTTGGGAAAAGGAAGCAAGAAGAAATAGAGAAGTCTTAA
- the LOC107896992 gene encoding probable glycosyltransferase At3g07620, with the protein MELLNGFKNPFRSEYKRWVFLVGLVAISHLLFQSFLLPYGNALRSLLLPGIDDSIEGNYGNVVSRVRSGSKSVVVRNTLTINGSDFSTRDVILFNGGNGGGDVGISSRKIGDWVEKGVSKVIFDGNVDDDYAFENGEDLNENAVLEEVIRDQDNYVNATSRIEQVAKHGGEVSTGELRDVNTTSQYPALSSMANTTPNAGSSFRSTSLQSDHTVSKSNSLMVAKQGKKKMRCEMPPKTVTTIDEMNRILLRHRRSSRAMRPRHSSIRDQEIFAAKSRIENGPVITNDQDLYAPVFRNVSLFKRSYELMERILKVYVYKDGKKPIFHLPILKGLYASEGWFMKLMQGNKHFVVKDPRRAHLFYMPFSSRMLEYTLYVRNSHNRTNLRQFLKDYTETISAKYPYFNRTDGADHFLVACHDWAPYETRHHMEHCIKALCNADVTAGFKIGRDVSLPETYVRSARNPLRDLGGKPASQRHILAFYAGSMHGYLRPILLKHWKDKDADMRILGPMPPGVASKMNYIQHMKSTKYCICPKGYEVNSPRVVESIFYECVPVIISDNFVPPFFEVLDWGAFSIILAEKDIPNLKDILTSIPQERYLALQLGVRKVQRHFLWHAKPERYDLFHMTLHSIWYNRVYQIKLR; encoded by the exons ATGGAATTACTCAATGGGTTCAAAAACCCATTTCGTAGTGAATATAAAAGATGGGTTTTTTTAGTTGGATTAGTAGCTATAAGTCATTTATTGTTTCAGTCCTTTTTGCTTCCATATGGTAATGCTCTTAGATCTTTATTATTGCCTGGTATTGATGATTCAATTGAGGGTAATTATGGAAATGTTGTTTCTCGGGTTCGATCGGGTTCAAAATCGGTTGTGGTTCGTAATACTCTTACTATAAATGGTTCTGATTTTAGTACTAGGGatgttattttgtttaatggtGGTAATGGTGGTGGAGATGTTGGAATCAGTAGTCGAAAAATCGGGGATTGGGTGGAAAAGGGTGTGAGTAAAGTCATTTTCGATGGAAATGTTGACGATGATTACGCGTTCGAGAATGGTGAGGATTTAAACGAGAATGCTGTGTTGGAAGAGGTCATTCGAGATCAAGATAATTATGTAAATGCTACATCGCGTATAGAGCAGGTCGCGAAACATGGGGGGGAAGTGTCTACCGGTGAACTTCGGGATGTAAATACTACTTCTCAGTATCCAGCATTGTCTTCGATGGCAAACACGACCCCGAATGCTGGCTCTTCTTTCCGTTCCACGTCCCTGCAAAGTGATCATACAGTATCTAAGAGTAATTCTTTGATGGTTGctaaacaggggaagaaaaagatgAGATGTGAAATGCCACCAAAAACAGTAACTACGATAGATGAGATGAACCGTATATTACTACGGCATCGTAGGTCGTCACGTGCAATG AGACCACGTCATTCTTCTATACGTGACCAAGAAATCTTTGCCGCAAAATCTCGGATTGAGAATGGTCCTGTCATAACAAACGATCAAGATCTTTATGCTCCCGTTTTTAGGAATGTTTCATTGTTTAAAAG GAGCTACGAACTTATGGAACGAATACTCAAAGTTTACGTCTATAAAGATGGGAAAAAACCCATTTTTCATTTACCAATACTTAAGGGATTATATGCGTCGGAGGGATGGTTTATGAAATTGATGCAAGGGAATAAGCATTTCGTTGTGAAGGATCCACGTAGGGCGCATTTGTTTTATATGCCGTTTAGTTCTCGAATGTTGGAGTACACGCTTTATGTTCGGAATTCTCATAACCGGACTAACTTACGCCAGTTTTTGAAGGATTACACGGAAACTATATCGGCAAAGTATCCTTACTTTAATCGAACCGATGGAGCAGATCATTTCCTCGTTGCTTGCCATGATTGG GCTCCATACGAAACGAGGCACCATATGGAACACTGCATCAAAGCACTTTGCAATGCAGATGTCACTGCGGGTTTCAAAATCGGGAGGGATGTTTCTCTTCCGGAAACATATGTCCGGTCGGCAAGGAATCCTCTTAGAGATCTCGGAGGAAAACCGGCTTCTCAGAGACATATACTTGCTTTCTATGCCGGAAGCATGCACGGGTATCTCCGTCCGATCTTACTAAAACATTGGAAAGACAAAGACGCCGATATGAGGATCCTTGGTCCGATGCCTCCCGGTGTTGCGAGTAAAATGAATTATATCCAACACATGAAGAGCACTAAGTACTGTATATGTCCCAAAGGTTACGAGGTTAACAGTCCACGAGTAGTTGAATCCATCTTTTATGAATGCGTCCCCGTTATCATCTCCGACAATTTCGTGCCACCGTTTTTCGAAGTTCTCGATTGGGGAGCTTTCTCGATAATACTTGCGGAGAAAGACATCCCTAACTTGAAAGACATACTTACGTCAATACCGCAAGAGAGGTATCTCGCATTGCAACTCGGTGTTCGAAAGGTTCAACGGCATTTCCTATGGCATGCGAAACCTGAGAGGTACGATCTCTTCCATATGACACTTCATTCCATTTGGTATAACAGAGTCTACCAGATAAAACTTAGGTAG